In Gemmatimonas aurantiaca, one DNA window encodes the following:
- a CDS encoding M56 family metallopeptidase → MIALWMLSSIAWGALVFIAAAALDAALQLDARQTRGIWVMAACTTVLWPLLAPWLLTPETTVSVTQAMRAVTAGTGALPADVPSFISWRSRLGRLDTPLLIAWTVGTLWLTIRWVLLARALRQHMRDAQPQRVDGQSALVTNDIGPAVIGVWRPRMVLPSWFFELDRELRALILSHESEHVRARDQMVLTAARVFTTIMPWNPLVWVLARRTRLSTEVDCDRRVLRGGVTPVQYAQLLMFVAHRQHNHPLFTTSPAAATLGSHMAGSPTTLRRRITAMHLPVLSGRARNVRYIVLGTTAIAALAFGASPRLARALASVREAQVLSPAASAAQPPARPMVEFRIDSQATLIAGTATPRYPDALLATRTNGSGQAQFVVDSSGLVIRETLKIVGASHPAIGESIARAAASARFKPAHVGGRAVKQLVRLVYHFDVPGMTAAPVHISSEDIRTFEITVTAPR, encoded by the coding sequence ATGATTGCCCTCTGGATGCTGAGTAGTATCGCCTGGGGCGCCCTGGTGTTCATCGCCGCGGCAGCATTGGACGCCGCGTTGCAGCTCGATGCACGGCAAACACGTGGCATCTGGGTGATGGCGGCCTGCACGACCGTCCTATGGCCTCTGCTCGCCCCATGGCTCCTGACACCGGAAACCACGGTCAGTGTCACGCAGGCCATGCGTGCGGTGACCGCAGGAACCGGCGCGCTGCCGGCGGACGTGCCATCGTTCATCAGCTGGCGTTCGCGACTCGGCCGCCTGGATACACCGCTGCTGATCGCGTGGACGGTGGGCACGCTGTGGCTGACCATCCGCTGGGTCCTGCTCGCCCGGGCGCTGCGGCAACACATGCGGGACGCACAACCACAACGCGTCGACGGGCAATCGGCCCTGGTGACGAACGATATCGGCCCCGCGGTGATCGGCGTGTGGCGTCCGCGCATGGTGCTGCCGTCATGGTTCTTCGAACTCGATCGTGAGCTCCGCGCCCTGATCCTCTCCCACGAGTCCGAGCATGTGCGTGCCCGTGATCAGATGGTGCTCACCGCGGCGCGGGTTTTCACGACCATCATGCCATGGAATCCGCTGGTGTGGGTGCTGGCGCGCCGCACGCGACTTTCCACCGAAGTGGACTGCGATCGACGCGTTCTCCGCGGGGGAGTCACGCCCGTTCAATACGCGCAACTGCTGATGTTCGTCGCTCACCGCCAACACAACCACCCCCTGTTCACCACGTCACCGGCCGCTGCGACACTCGGTTCACACATGGCCGGTTCGCCCACCACGCTCCGCAGGAGAATCACGGCCATGCATCTGCCTGTTCTTTCAGGTCGCGCCCGCAACGTTCGGTACATCGTTCTCGGCACAACGGCGATCGCCGCTCTCGCGTTCGGGGCATCACCGAGGCTGGCCCGGGCGCTGGCAAGTGTGCGGGAGGCGCAGGTCCTGTCGCCGGCCGCGTCCGCGGCGCAACCGCCAGCCAGACCCATGGTCGAATTCCGGATCGACAGCCAGGCGACACTCATTGCCGGCACCGCCACGCCACGCTATCCGGATGCGCTGCTCGCAACACGCACGAACGGCTCCGGCCAGGCCCAATTCGTCGTGGATTCGTCCGGATTGGTGATTCGCGAAACCCTGAAGATCGTCGGCGCCAGCCATCCCGCCATTGGCGAAAGTATCGCACGAGCGGCCGCATCTGCGCGCTTCAAGCCCGCCCATGTCGGGGGAAGGGCCGTCAAGCAACTCGTCCGCCTGGTGTATCACTTCGATGTGCCCGGCATGACCGCGGCGCCGGTCCATATCTCGTCCGAGGACATCCGGACCTTTGAGATCACGGTGACGGCGCCGCGCTGA